The genomic DNA GAGATCACCATGAATTTTATCGAATGCCAGCATCTTCTCCAATGCATTCTGCATAAAACTCAGAAGTCGGATCATTTTTTGATATGGGTGAATTATGTATCACACTCACGCATGTCTTATTACAAGAATTACCTTGTATTGCTGATCTTGAGCCAATACTCTCTCATAGTGCATTCGATCAATGGTCTGATTGTTCCCAGGGCTACCTAGAATTGATGCAGCTCTGTCAATCACTTCCTTCAGAACACCTGCATAAGCAAAGCATGAAATTAACTTTTCGAGGAAACCACTGATCCGGAAGAGATGCAAAAACAAAATGCGTGGCAGCCAGGAATATACAAGTCTAGGAGCAAGCTTAGAAACCGAATACTCTACAAATgccaaaaatgaaatgaatacAAAGTCACTTCATATTCCATCTTATTTGCACCATCTTTTATAAAGTAAAGAAGCCTTACTGAGAA from Punica granatum isolate Tunisia-2019 chromosome 2, ASM765513v2, whole genome shotgun sequence includes the following:
- the LOC116198076 gene encoding DNA mismatch repair protein MSH5-like; this translates as MLLSYGLHCALLAGVLKEVIDRAASILGSPGNNQTIDRMHYERVLAQDQQYKNALEKMLAFDKIHGDLRSFFEEILPL